A genomic region of Mus musculus strain C57BL/6J chromosome 7, GRCm38.p6 C57BL/6J contains the following coding sequences:
- the Foxi2 gene encoding forkhead box protein I2 — protein MAGFCDSLGSCSVPHGLTRAIAHPPSYGRTDLSSGRRLWVNSAALSPAPYATGPGPAPSYAAATLAVPGSLLGASGGLAGADLAWLSLSGQQELLRLVRPPYSYSALIAMAIQSAPLRRLTLSQIYQYVAGNFPFYKRSKAGWQNSIRHNLSLNDCFKKVPRDENDPGKGNYWTLDPNCEKMFDNGNFRRKRRRRGETSEAAVPGASSPEGTALEPRGSTPQDPQTSPSPSEATTTCLSGFSTAMGALAGGFGALPDGLAHDFSLRRPPPTAAAHSPQIPNTAPGFAPGHQTGATGFRMGHLIYSRDGTEV, from the exons ATGGCTGGGTTCTGCGACAGCCTGGGTTCCTGCTCAGTCCCGCACGGCCTGACCCGGGCCATCGCGCATCCCCCGAGCTACGGCCGAACGGATCTGAGCTCTGGCCGGCGCCTGTGGGTGAACTCGGCCGCGCTCAGCCCGGCGCCCTACGCGACGGGACCAGGGCCGGCTCCATCCTACGCTGCAGCGACTCTCGCCGTCCCGGGTTCGCTTCTTGGCGCTTCAGGCGGTCTGGCAGGCGCTGATCTCGCTTGGCTGAGCCTGTCCGGACAGCAGGAGCTGCTGAGGCTGGTACGGCCGCCCTACTCCTACTCAGCACTGATCGCCATGGCCATCCAAAGCGCGCCGCTACGCAGGTTGACGCTCAGCCAGATCTACCAGTATGTGGCGGGCAACTTCCCCTTCTACAAGCGCAGCAAGGCGGGCTGGCAGAACTCCATCCGCCACAACCTGTCGCTCAATGATTGCTTCAAGAAGGTGCCCCGAGATGAGAACGATCCAG GAAAAGGCAATTATTGGACGCTGGATCCAAACTGTGAGAAGATGTTTGACAATGGGAACTTCCGAAGGAAGAGGAGACGGAGAGGAGAGACTAGCGAGGCCGCTGTGCCTGGAGCCAGCAGCCCAGAGGGAACTGCACTGGAGCCCCGTGGCTCCactccccaggacccacagacCTCACCATCCCCGTCTGAGGCCACCACTACTTGCCTCTCGGGCTTCTCCACGGCCATGGGAGCCCTGGCCGGCGGCTTTGGCGCCCTCCCTGATGGTCTGGCCCATGACTTTTCTTTGCGAAGGCCACCACCAACCGCGGCTGCCCACAGCCCTCAGATTCCTAACACCGCGCCAGGCTTCGCTCCGGGCCATCAGACAGGGGCTACAGGCTTTAGGATGGGGCACCTCATCTACAGCCGGGATGGGACTGAAGTTTGA